The sequence TTTGACATTAGTAGTGTTGGTAGCGACAATGGCAGCATTGATCGCGCCGACAGCCGTGTCAGCAACCGAAACAGGGTCGTTCCGGTACACAACATCTGGAATCACCAGAATAGAGGGGGCTGAAACAAATTCCGAATTTATTTTTCCGGATCTCGTTGTCGTTTACTCAAACCGATCAAACGAGATTTCTGAGGCCAACTTCGGAATTGGAAGAATCTTTCCTTTCAATGGAGGAACAGTTCTCTGCCAGGCATTTCTATCCCATCGAACAAATCAGGATTTATCTTTATTGTTGACTGTTTGTCCAGTCTTTGCGGGGAGTCTGACAGATAATCTAACTTGGTCGGCTAAGTTCCCGATAACACAATATCTGGGTAATAACCCAAGTACTATTCTTACCCGCAATAGGTTAGGATTGACCTTGGATGACTGGACGATCGGATTCGGATTGAAGGGAAGAATTGCAGGAAGTGCATTGCAAACGGAATACGGACCATATCTGGCATACCAGATCGGCCCTAATTCATCTGTCGAGGCAATCCTGTACGGAAATGATCTACTTGAAATGCAGTATAATTTCCGTATCCCGTAATCTAACCAACACTAATCCGAAAAAGAGGAGCTCATATGAACTCCTCTTTTCAAATATTTTTTAACTTGATAACATAGAAATATTCACCACAAAACCACCAGGGAGGTGAACGCGTGGACCCAAGAAATGTGGTAGTCCTGATGATGCTGGGTAGCCTAATCTTAATAGGTTTCACCCACCCGGTCCTCAATAAATCGTGGACACCGGAATTCAGGAACGAATGGGAATCTAACAACAATGAGATCGCTAACTTGACAGGGTGGTCTCCGGAAAAGATTGGTCGGCTGAATTTACAAACTCATCCGACTCAACGCACCTTATCAAATCTGACACCAGAAGCGGCACCGGTCCTGGCCATAGCCAGGTCCGGCCCAATATTACCCCCTCTTTCTCCTAACCAGGAGGAGGCTGATAAGGGCAGCCCGACCCCGCCGTCGTGGATTCGTTATCATGATCGCGAGGTACTTCGACTGCCTAATTCACCTGGGGTTGATAGCTACATAAGCTAATCCCCCAGTATCGGGCTCATTGTCAGGGGCAGTTCTGCCCTGATATGTACTTTTAATTTTTTCAGTACAACACGGATAATATTTACCGATTAGACACGCAAATTACAGAGCTTCCTTCACTTGAGGGAAGCTCTATTTTTAATATAAATTTCTCGGGCTTGACTCCCCTGCGGATTTCTTATACTCTATCAGGGTATTTCCTTATCCCCTTTATTTCTGACCTGCTAATCAACTAATCTACTAATTAGCTAAAATATGGCCCACGTTAAAGCTGGCGGAACAGCTAAAAACCTTAGAGATTCTAAGCCCAAAATGTTGGGTGTAAAAATTTATGGTAATCAAGCCATCAAAACGGGCCAAATTATCGTGCGTCAGAGAGGCCAAAAATACCGCGCTGGGGCCGGTGTTGAAATGGGCAAAGACCATACTATATTTGCCAAAAAGGATGGCAAAGTGAAATTCTCCACCAAAAAAGTCCGTGGGGCTGGCATTAACCTTAAATCAGCCACTTTTATCAGTATCGTCTAAACTATTTATCAAGCTGGTAGCTGATTACTGATTGGCCGTATAGGCCAGTTTTTTTATTTTGTTAAAATGATTGGTTGGGGGCTAAACAATATTGGCTCGAATTTATTAGGATGGAAACTGAACACCGGCCATCATATGACGGCGACCGTAACCAACTCATCGAAACTGCAGGCTATTTTGAGTCTACAGATGAACCCGTTTGGCCGGACTATATTCCTTCCGATGACGAGGCCCCTCCGATTTCGACTCAAGCGGCCGATTTAGAAGATCGGACTTCGGCAGAAATAGCTAAAATCTATGAAAAGATCGACGACGCTTTTGAAGATATGCCCCTAGATCTGCTGGAAGACACAGGGCTGCCGCCGGAAGAGCCAAATGATTTAGCACCCCAGAGTTTTGATAATGAAGTTAAACCAAATCGCCAACCCCCAGAACGCCCGATAAAACCAATTTTATCTACAACCCAGGAGCGCGCAAATCAAATAGAGCAATTATTCCATCGTCCTCCCATGGAAGGGTTGCCCATAATACCTCCACCTCTCGACAAGGATCTGCTCTTTCGCCGGCAAATGAGACTGAATTTTACTTTGGTCACGACCGACCAAGGGATTTTATTCAAACATAAGTCAACCATTACTCCTGCCGATCAACGGCTGTTATACGAACATGATCCGGCTGTACCAACTGGTCTTCCGGAAGATAAATGGGAAGAAAAATTTCAACCCCAAGAAGAAGGTGACAACCTCTTTTGGAGAAATAATGAAATGGCTTTTATCATAGATAATTTATCCGACAAACAGCGGAAAGAGCTGGAACAATCTTTTATGGATGGAGAACAGGTTCATTTTAGTTTTATCTATGGCCCTAAACAAAAGATCACTAAATTTGATGGAAAGTATTCGCCGGCCATATATGTGACTCCCGATTCAGCCCAAAAAGCTGTTTGCGGTTTATTCCCAGGAGCTAATTACGCGGCGTTCACTAAAATGATTTTGACCTACAACGACAAAGCCGAACTTTGCATTACTGAAAAATTGATGGCTGAAATCAATGTCGGTACCAAAACCGGTTCCTGGTCAGGAGAAAAATTATTGCCTTGGATGGGCGGAAAAGTGCCTCTCCATTATTGCCGTGACCTGCCCAGTTTAATAAACCGCAACCAAAACGGGGAACCCGGTCTCCCGGAAATAGATCGTTTGCATAATCAACCTAGAAAATTATTTGAGAATGGGTTGAGTAAAAAAGACAAAAGATGGATTCGCGAAGGCTTATTTGCTTGGCTAGACCAGACTCTCGATAAAAACAATTATCTACTGAAGAACCATTATCTACCAACTTTTATATTGAATAAAAACAAAGAACCTGTCGGTCAGGGACATGAGAAAGCCGATACCGCCGTCAATTTTTCTCGGCCACTGAGACTGAATGTCAAAGCCGGCGGCTACCTAGAAAAGGTGCTCCGAAACCAAGCCGAACTGACTCACTTGAACCGCCGGGCCCGTAAATTAGAGCATTTTACCACAGAGGTTTATCCCGCATTTAAGACCGGATTAATTTCTCATGGAGAAATATCAGAATTGGCCCGGCAACTCACGCGCAGTAGTTACAATATCGACATTTTATTTAATGATAAATACCAGAATAATTTAGCTTATTTATTATATTTTTTTGAAACCGATCCCGACCCCCAAATCGAAGCCTTATTAGGCCCGAACGGTTCCCGGGGGAATGAAAGAGCTGAACAAATCTGGCAAGCGATTCTCCAGCGTAACCAAGCTTTAGCTGAGAAAAAAAGCCGGTTCGCTCAAGATAAAAACTACCTTGATAGCCTTTATCAATCATCTATGGCGAAAATTGCGAAAATGACTACCGACAGTGCCTATATGCAATTAGCAGAACTCATTTCTACTGCTCACCAAATTAATGTTTCCGGTCCCATCAAGGGACCTCACCACCCTCATCTCCAGTTTCCCGCATTAGAAAAAGACCAGTTGGCCATAGCAATGGATGGAACACTAAAATTACAGGGTAAACTCTCTCGGTCAAATGTAAAACTCTCTAAAGAACCTCGGAAAATTGTCGGTTTTGACATTTCCCCTAAAATGGAATCTTTGCAATTTTATCAAGACATGTTAGCCAAAAACATGGCTTTTTATGCTCTTAGCCTAGCCCGAGAAGGCGGGGCTCTCAGTTCTCATTTTATGTGGAATGACACTCAACCCCGGGAAACTCCCTGGGGCACTATTATCACTGGTCGGGATATGTATACTCTCGGACGGAAATTGCATAGAACTCCTGGCAAACACAAACACAAAGAATCTTCTTTAATATCTCTATCTGCAGCGATAGAATATGCTTCGAAATTCATTGAGGTAGTGGCAACCACTGAACCAGACAAGGAACTGCTCATAAAAACTCTCGACTATGCGGCGTATTGCCGCAATGCCCGGGAACACGCCAAAGACGCCGGAGATGTGGGAGAAATATTTACGCACTTAGTCCTCGAAAAACGGCCGGAAGAACTATTAAAGGGAGCAATAAAAAATCCTGACCAGCCTTGTCAGCTTGTCTATGCCGACCTCATCAGAACAGCGATAACCGAATATAAGATTTGGGAAAACAGATTAGCATTAGAACATCCGGAAGGAAAAAAAACACGGCCAGATTTTATAGTCACCGTCGGGGATCAAGAAATACTGATCGATTCTAAAAGTTGGATAAAGAACTTTACTGTCGAGGATGTGAAAGAGATCTATCGTACTTATGCTCCCCACCTACAACAGCCTGGGCGCCAATTAGTCATTATTTGGAACTCGCTCACAGAAAAGATTAAACCAGAAGCAATAGAAAAAGTTAATGAATTAGGTATCCATTTAGTCACTTGCGATACGATGTGTGCCGTATTGACTAAAATTGACATGGAAACAACTGCCGGCGAGTCTTTGGCTGCCGATTATGCCAAATTCGTCAAGAACGGCACTGCCTTTGCTCTAGACGAAAACAATCTGGAGCAGTATGGGCATTATCGAGTCGAATTAACCAACGCAGAGTACGACAAATATGCAACCCTTTTCCCTAATCGAAAAAAATACTTTAAGGAATAGCAAAAATCAGTTTTTCACAATAACGAAGCATTGCGAATGACTGCCGCGATAAATTCGCGGAACAAGGGATGCGGCCGATTAGGCCGCGATTTAAATTCCGGATGGGCTTGCGTCCCCACAAACCAAGGGTGGTCTCGGAGTTCCATCATTTCGACCAATTCTCCATCTGGCGACACGCCCGATAAAATCATCCCGGCCTGCTTAAAATCATTCCGATATTTATTATTGAATTCATATCGGTGCCGGTGCCGTTCGAAAATTTGTTTTTCCCCATAAGCCAAATAGGTCTTGGTCCCCTCTGTTAACGCACAGGGATAGGCGCCTAATCGCATCGTGCCGCCCTTATCGGTAATTTGTTTTTGATAGGCCATAATATGAATGACTGGATAAAGACTATTTTCATCAAATTCAGTACTATTGGCTCCTGCCCAACCCAAAACATTCCGGGCAAATTCAATCACCGCAATTTGTAAGCCCAAGCACAGTCCTAAATAGGGAATATGATTTTCGCGAGCGAATTGAGCAGCTTTGATTTTGCCTTCAATCCCCCGGGCACCAAATCCCCCTGGGACAACTAGCCCATCGCAACCGCTCAAAAGCTCTGCGATATTGGCTCCGGTTGCTTCTAAACTTTCCGCTTCAATGCGTTTAATTATTACATCCGCATTATGGTGCCAACCTGCCGCTTTTAAGGCCTCAAAAACGCTTAAGTACGCATCTTCCATGGTGGTATATTTAGCGATTAAGCCGATGGTCACTTTGCGTTTGTCGATTAAAATCTGACTGACTAACTCGCGCCATTTGGTCAGATCAACCGCACCCAGAGAAAGCTTTAACTTATTAGCCACAAACTGGCCAAAACCA is a genomic window of Patescibacteria group bacterium containing:
- the rpmA gene encoding 50S ribosomal protein L27, whose amino-acid sequence is MAHVKAGGTAKNLRDSKPKMLGVKIYGNQAIKTGQIIVRQRGQKYRAGAGVEMGKDHTIFAKKDGKVKFSTKKVRGAGINLKSATFISIV
- a CDS encoding CTP synthase, with the translated sequence MVEQERKYIFITGGVLSGLGKGITAASIGNILKARGYKVFMQKLDQYINFDAGTLNPGEHGEVFVTDDGAETDLDLGHYERFTDENYSQASSVMTGRIYSEVIAKERHGDYLGKTVQVIPHLTDHIKYIIRNAGEASGADIVITEVGGTVGDFEGMHFLEAIRQMEHDCGDDNVMYIHVVFLPWLGVTREIKTRPAQFSVRELQGFGIQPDAIMCRSDYSINEAAIRKIALAADLPASAVVPMETARTVYNVPIILENYGFGQFVANKLKLSLGAVDLTKWRELVSQILIDKRKVTIGLIAKYTTMEDAYLSVFEALKAAGWHHNADVIIKRIEAESLEATGANIAELLSGCDGLVVPGGFGARGIEGKIKAAQFARENHIPYLGLCLGLQIAVIEFARNVLGWAGANSTEFDENSLYPVIHIMAYQKQITDKGGTMRLGAYPCALTEGTKTYLAYGEKQIFERHRHRYEFNNKYRNDFKQAGMILSGVSPDGELVEMMELRDHPWFVGTQAHPEFKSRPNRPHPLFREFIAAVIRNASLL